From Salvelinus sp. IW2-2015 linkage group LG18, ASM291031v2, whole genome shotgun sequence, a single genomic window includes:
- the LOC111978074 gene encoding zinc transporter 6 isoform X5: protein MNPFVLINVAGALSLCITYMLIEINNYNAVDTVSAVAIGLMIFGTMYPMSVYSGKVLLQTTPSHVIGQLDKLLREVSTLDGVLEVRNEHFWTVGFGSLAGSVHVRIRRDANEQMVLAHVTNRLFPLVSTLTVQIFKDDWIRPSLSVLPASTLSPSDHGGLSSFVPPPPKSSEDMDRLTSTPSKPSSPPPEFSFNTPGRHVQPMVLPSTQHQRPYSMGLNYGASPYTNMLNQNLVRPGSGPGMGMNPGMGVGMPSSQQGFRTALGAAPQRFGINPLPSQYSQYRP, encoded by the exons ATGAATCCCTTTGTCTTAATCAACGTGGCCGGAGCTCTCTCACTCTGCATCACCTACATGCTCATTGAGATCAA taatTACAATGCTGTGGACACAGTTTCGGCGGTGGCCATCGGCCTCATGATCTTTGGCACCATGTATCCTATGAGTGTGTACAGCGGGAAGGTGCTCCTTCAG ACCACTCCCTCCCATGTCATCGGTCAGCTTGACAAACTGCTCAGAGAG GTCTCCACTCTGGATGGGGTCCTGGAGGTCCGTAACGAACACTTCTGGACGGTGGGCTTTGGCTCTCTG GCTGGCTCCGTCCATGTCCGAATACGCCGGGATGCCAACGAGCAGATGGTGCTGGCCCATGTGACCAACCGCCTCTTCCCCCTCGTGTCCACGCTGACGGTTCAGATTTTCAAGGATGACTGGATCCGGCCTTCCCTGAGTGTGCTCCCAGCCAGCACACTCAGCCCCTCTGACCACGGGGGCCTGTCCAGCTttgtcccccctccccccaaatccTCTGAGGACATGGACCGGCTCACCTCCACCCCATCCAAACCCAGCAGCCCACCGCCAGAGTTCTCCTTCAACACCCCAGGGAGGCATGTCCAACCCATGGTGCTTCCCAGCACCCAGCACCAGAGGCCCTACAGCATGGGCCTCAACTACGGAGCATCCCCCTACACCAACATGCTCAACCAAAACCTAGTCCGGCCGGGGAGTGGGCCGGGGATGGGTATGAACCCGGGAATGGGTGTAGGGATGCCTTCATCACAACAAGGTTTCAGAACTGCCTTAGGTGCAGCGCCACAGCGATTTGGAATCAACCCTCTCCCATCACAGTACAGCCAGTACAGACCCTGA